The following coding sequences are from one Microbulbifer sp. TB1203 window:
- a CDS encoding HNH endonuclease codes for MQARILRLNLAGQPLEWLSWEEAACLYVRELVTWSLGGVVLTVRGGINRLGERSSLDLAAIIACGGERMARPRRRPPLTNSALFSRDLHTCLYCGNGFPKRELTRDHVQPVSRGGRDVWENVVTACRRCNQHKGNRLLQEIDLELLALPFCPNAAEYLALINNERIRGDQMEFLRGQFSRRRQEGWLQAG; via the coding sequence TCTGGCGGGGCAGCCGCTGGAATGGTTGAGTTGGGAGGAGGCCGCCTGCCTGTATGTGCGGGAATTGGTGACCTGGTCCCTCGGTGGGGTGGTGCTCACTGTGCGCGGTGGCATCAACCGCCTCGGCGAGCGATCCAGTCTGGACCTGGCAGCGATTATCGCCTGCGGCGGCGAGCGTATGGCACGGCCGCGCCGGCGCCCACCATTGACCAATAGCGCGCTCTTTTCCCGCGATCTGCACACCTGCCTGTATTGTGGCAACGGATTTCCCAAGCGGGAGCTGACCCGCGACCATGTGCAGCCGGTATCCCGCGGCGGCCGTGATGTCTGGGAGAACGTGGTGACAGCCTGCCGGCGCTGCAACCAGCACAAGGGCAACCGGCTGCTGCAGGAGATCGATCTGGAATTGCTGGCACTGCCCTTCTGCCCCAATGCCGCAGAATACCTGGCGCTGATCAACAACGAGCGGATACGCGGCGACCAGATGGAGTTTTTACGCGGGCAGTTTTCCCGCCGGCGCCAGGAGGGGTGGTTGCAGGCGGGCTGA
- a CDS encoding D-alanine--D-alanine ligase, which produces MNSPNPINTLLICGGGGSEHEVSLRTADFIQHRLAEVPDIALTRVEMDANGRLTGSGGEVFQLRQDHQLYREDGKAQPVHYVIPSIHGYPGETGDLQSQLDLFGIPYYGCGPEASKICFNKITTKLWLSALGVDNTPYQFLCSSEAEETAKAAMALQEWGQVFVKASNQGSSVGCYKVSSTEELERALDEAFRYSPYVLVEKCLRVRELEVAVYPYDGELVITPPGEVCPPEDAFYSYEEKYNDASRAVTHVEAQGLSDAQLGWIREASRRAFIGLQLKDLSRIDFFLTEEGDIYLNEVNTFPGMTSISMFPKMMENTGHDFSHYLSSLIRKAVRSQ; this is translated from the coding sequence ATGAATTCCCCAAACCCCATCAACACCCTGCTGATCTGCGGCGGCGGCGGCAGCGAGCACGAAGTCTCCTTGCGCACCGCAGACTTTATCCAGCATCGCCTGGCCGAGGTGCCGGATATCGCCCTGACTCGTGTAGAGATGGACGCCAACGGGCGCCTCACCGGCAGCGGCGGTGAAGTCTTCCAACTGCGCCAGGACCACCAGTTGTACCGGGAAGACGGCAAAGCCCAACCGGTGCACTATGTGATTCCGTCGATCCACGGCTATCCCGGTGAAACCGGCGACCTGCAGTCCCAACTGGATCTGTTCGGCATTCCCTACTATGGCTGCGGTCCCGAGGCGAGCAAGATCTGCTTCAACAAGATCACCACCAAACTCTGGCTCAGCGCCCTGGGTGTAGACAACACGCCCTACCAGTTCCTGTGCAGCAGTGAGGCGGAGGAGACCGCCAAGGCCGCCATGGCACTGCAGGAGTGGGGGCAGGTGTTCGTCAAGGCCTCCAATCAGGGATCGTCAGTGGGCTGCTACAAGGTGAGCTCGACGGAGGAGCTGGAGCGGGCGCTGGACGAAGCCTTCCGCTACTCCCCCTATGTGCTGGTGGAGAAATGCCTGCGCGTGCGCGAACTCGAAGTCGCGGTCTACCCCTACGACGGCGAACTGGTGATCACCCCGCCGGGGGAAGTGTGCCCGCCGGAGGACGCCTTCTACAGCTATGAGGAGAAATACAACGACGCCAGCCGCGCGGTCACCCATGTGGAGGCACAGGGGTTGAGCGACGCGCAGCTGGGCTGGATCAGGGAGGCCTCCCGCCGCGCTTTTATCGGCCTGCAGTTGAAGGACCTGTCACGCATCGATTTCTTTCTCACCGAGGAAGGCGATATCTATCTCAACGAGGTCAACACCTTTCCCGGCATGACGTCCATTTCCATGTTCCCCAAAATGATGGAGAACACCGGCCACGACTTTTCCCACTACCTGAGCAGTTTGATCCGCAAAGCAGTGAGATCACAGTGA
- the mepA gene encoding penicillin-insensitive murein endopeptidase: MYRSLTAILLTAALASSATANPWERVSRPSSQASASIGTYTNGCLSGAEQMPLRGKGFQLVRTGRDRHYGHPATIQFLKDFSARVANNGLGRLQIGDMSMARGGPFSSGHRSHQMGLDIDIWYSQDWRAAERPLSPWERDNISAKPLADARNHRLIEKNWDDRVPQILRLASEDARVERIFVHPTIKRKLCSIAGDDNEWLRKVRPWWEHNYHFHVRLTCPEGDEYCKPQRPVRGDPCGDDLDWWFSDEFYALLRGEAPPPKEPRKEPEKPPMPQQCERVLAAP; the protein is encoded by the coding sequence ATGTATCGATCCCTCACTGCTATCCTGTTGACCGCCGCGCTGGCTTCCAGCGCCACCGCCAACCCCTGGGAAAGGGTCTCGCGCCCCTCCTCCCAGGCCTCCGCCAGCATCGGCACCTACACCAACGGCTGCCTGAGCGGCGCCGAACAGATGCCCCTGCGCGGCAAGGGCTTCCAACTGGTGCGCACAGGCCGCGACCGGCACTACGGCCACCCGGCCACCATCCAGTTCCTCAAGGATTTTTCCGCCCGGGTTGCGAACAACGGCTTGGGCCGCCTGCAGATCGGCGATATGTCCATGGCCCGCGGCGGGCCCTTCAGTTCCGGCCACCGCAGCCACCAGATGGGGCTGGATATCGACATCTGGTACTCCCAGGACTGGCGCGCCGCCGAGCGCCCGCTGAGCCCCTGGGAGCGCGACAACATCTCCGCCAAGCCGCTCGCGGATGCCCGCAATCACCGGCTGATCGAAAAGAACTGGGACGACAGGGTTCCGCAAATACTGCGCCTGGCTTCGGAAGACGCGCGGGTGGAGCGCATCTTCGTTCATCCCACCATCAAGCGAAAGCTGTGCAGCATCGCCGGCGATGACAACGAGTGGCTGCGCAAGGTGCGACCCTGGTGGGAACACAACTATCATTTCCATGTGCGTCTGACCTGCCCCGAGGGCGATGAATACTGCAAACCCCAGCGGCCGGTGCGGGGCGATCCCTGTGGCGACGACCTGGACTGGTGGTTCAGCGACGAGTTCTACGCACTGCTGCGGGGCGAGGCGCCGCCGCCGAAAGAGCCGCGAAAAGAACCGGAAAAACCGCCCATGCCTCAGCAGTGCGAGCGCGTGCTTGCGGCCCCCTGA
- a CDS encoding SH3 domain-containing protein, with protein MQAAISALMPMEMRRYSDAPFVEVVQDIAPVQFRLELRPHRDCEKRDRVKRLFTESEGLVMSRLPPIIPAVLISCWAATAAFAQPVHTDPRYYRVTGVAADDALNIRSAPTASAEIVGKFEPGAQPVEVLDIDKGWARVIIGEGMGWASADYLEPIQMSPIGDSALPAGLLCAGTEPFWSLRIDRKSVTYSAAGAEERVMSLVKADGFAGVGPGTNFVIASGEGSSITAVVSNQRCSDGMSDRDYPRRIDVVLSGADGVTGLTGCCRVPVN; from the coding sequence GTGCAGGCGGCCATCTCTGCGTTGATGCCGATGGAGATGCGCAGGTACTCCGATGCGCCGTTTGTTGAAGTGGTGCAGGATATCGCGCCGGTGCAGTTCCGCCTAGAGCTGCGGCCCCATCGTGACTGTGAAAAGCGTGATAGAGTGAAAAGACTGTTCACTGAAAGTGAAGGCTTGGTCATGTCGCGTCTACCCCCGATCATTCCGGCTGTTCTCATCTCATGCTGGGCGGCAACCGCCGCCTTCGCCCAGCCCGTTCACACCGATCCACGCTATTACCGGGTTACCGGAGTGGCGGCGGACGACGCTCTCAATATCAGGTCGGCGCCGACCGCAAGCGCGGAGATCGTTGGCAAGTTCGAACCGGGCGCGCAGCCCGTGGAGGTTCTCGACATCGACAAGGGCTGGGCCCGGGTGATCATCGGCGAGGGCATGGGTTGGGCCTCTGCCGATTATCTCGAACCCATTCAGATGTCGCCGATTGGTGACTCGGCGCTCCCTGCGGGGCTCTTGTGCGCTGGCACGGAGCCGTTCTGGAGTCTCCGTATTGACCGGAAATCGGTCACCTACAGTGCCGCCGGCGCTGAGGAGCGTGTCATGAGCCTCGTTAAAGCGGACGGCTTCGCCGGTGTTGGACCGGGTACGAACTTTGTCATCGCCTCGGGGGAGGGTAGCAGTATCACCGCCGTGGTTTCCAACCAGCGCTGTTCGGACGGGATGAGCGATCGCGACTATCCGCGTCGGATCGATGTGGTGCTTTCCGGTGCCGACGGTGTGACCGGGCTGACAGGGTGTTGTCGTGTGCCGGTGAATTAG
- a CDS encoding M23 family metallopeptidase: MLRTTMLGALATFVLMSLPAAAATHKSPFNCNKTFNANNWIGNPDHNPKGSIDWQNYGGDAINGEPVRATAGGTAYFYNAGSTSYGRWVEIRHDDGTRTRYAHLSTQVRSPGQSMPVSRGTQIGTVGSTGGSRAPHLHYEQRFSNGAVDTSPTVEGVTVSRGQKKAITSSNNCGSGANPYTPDEVCGNGFSVIDSHGLTGGRVYLLWNGSSGQNCVVTIKSSKVGSPSSVSASLQVEGSTKATDSGSFSYYAGPVKKSASNQCVKWGGSVGSSSWESAFGHCGS, translated from the coding sequence ATGTTACGAACCACCATGCTGGGAGCGTTGGCGACCTTTGTTTTGATGTCATTGCCGGCTGCCGCCGCAACCCACAAGAGCCCATTCAATTGCAACAAGACCTTCAACGCCAACAACTGGATTGGCAATCCCGACCACAATCCGAAGGGTTCGATCGACTGGCAGAACTACGGCGGCGATGCGATCAACGGTGAGCCCGTGCGGGCCACGGCGGGCGGCACCGCCTACTTCTACAACGCGGGCAGCACCAGCTATGGCCGCTGGGTCGAGATCCGGCACGACGACGGCACCCGCACACGGTACGCGCACCTGTCGACACAGGTGCGCAGCCCCGGCCAATCGATGCCAGTCAGCCGCGGCACCCAGATCGGCACGGTTGGCTCGACCGGCGGCAGCAGAGCGCCGCACCTGCACTATGAGCAGAGGTTCTCCAACGGCGCGGTGGACACTTCGCCGACCGTCGAGGGCGTTACCGTTTCTCGGGGCCAGAAGAAGGCCATCACCAGCTCGAACAACTGCGGGAGCGGAGCCAACCCCTACACGCCGGACGAGGTGTGCGGGAACGGCTTCAGCGTGATCGACTCCCACGGACTCACCGGCGGGAGGGTCTACCTGCTGTGGAACGGAAGCAGCGGACAGAATTGCGTGGTGACGATAAAGTCCTCCAAGGTCGGCTCACCGTCATCGGTGTCAGCGTCCCTGCAAGTCGAGGGCAGCACCAAGGCGACCGATTCCGGCAGTTTTAGCTATTACGCCGGACCCGTCAAAAAGTCGGCGTCAAACCAATGCGTGAAATGGGGCGGCTCGGTCGGGAGCAGTTCCTGGGAGAGCGCCTTCGGGCATTGCGGCAGTTAG
- a CDS encoding metallophosphoesterase has product MKPIKFLFPGICALLLFSVSAINAHAAEDFSIVLLPDTQNYAEKPSYGVYRHQTQWIVNQKQARNIQFVAHLGDITQHDVVEQWQVADQAHALLDNAQIPFSMTPGNHDFYPSKAIHARQSMFVNYFGPQRYAGKSWYGGAFNSTNENNYMYFSAKGMDFLVVSLEFAPRKDVVTWANKVIQQHPNHRVIVATHCYQNSYGDHTTGWADHYNVEGREGIDLWEELLQRHSNIFLMVSGHIQGTSYNKRVGQNGNVVHEILTDFQSEPVLGNGTALGNGWLRVLTFKPDENKISVETLSVEAGNTSIFSGGRPQFYLNYNRISNPTADRHNQMNFDLSYDMQSIPGYSYSIGDPQYKDRKTHTSLQGNHVRPQIVSLENGNSIVVWQDDRDNNGYYQIHARAFDSDGNALFNDITVNSAAGGQQLSPSVASDESGNFVVVWEDDQDNNGNYQIYVRGFHANGSERFSDMAVSGISAGQQRAPAVAMDASGNFVVAWQDDRDGNGYFQIKAKGFSPEGGQRFSDRTVNSVAAGQQYNPAVAMGEDGEFVVVWEDDQENDDNFTILGRGFNPSGTERISDFSVNSVTTGDQSAPDIAMDSFGRFIVVWEDDKDGNGYYQIYARAFNADGRERLHDFTVNSTADGQQRAPGVGVDAVGNFVIAFEDDNDENDYNQIYARSFNSSGSQHKADFTVNSDGTGHQYRPAVDLKGSNITVTWEDDMDGDGGYAVLMRNFPWQEGGMAKVATDSEPLSNYTVSDQQDVLTGKELIPVYPASPGGDYKNPSWQ; this is encoded by the coding sequence ATGAAACCTATTAAATTTTTATTTCCAGGTATCTGTGCATTGCTGTTATTTTCAGTAAGCGCGATTAACGCACACGCCGCTGAAGACTTTTCTATCGTGCTGCTTCCGGATACGCAAAACTATGCGGAAAAACCCTCCTACGGCGTTTACCGGCATCAAACCCAATGGATCGTTAATCAAAAGCAGGCACGCAATATCCAGTTCGTCGCGCACCTGGGCGACATCACCCAACACGATGTCGTGGAACAGTGGCAGGTTGCGGATCAGGCACACGCCCTCCTGGATAACGCCCAGATACCGTTCAGTATGACCCCGGGCAATCACGATTTCTATCCGAGCAAGGCAATACACGCAAGACAATCCATGTTCGTGAATTACTTTGGCCCACAGCGATATGCCGGCAAGTCCTGGTATGGGGGTGCATTTAATTCCACCAACGAAAACAACTATATGTATTTCAGTGCCAAAGGAATGGATTTCCTGGTGGTCAGCCTGGAATTTGCGCCGCGTAAGGATGTGGTAACCTGGGCAAACAAGGTCATTCAACAGCACCCCAATCACCGCGTTATTGTGGCCACACATTGCTATCAAAATTCCTATGGCGATCACACAACGGGTTGGGCTGATCACTACAATGTGGAAGGCCGGGAAGGGATCGACCTATGGGAAGAGCTCTTGCAGCGTCACAGTAATATTTTCTTAATGGTCAGCGGTCATATTCAAGGCACATCTTACAACAAGAGGGTCGGTCAGAACGGCAATGTGGTTCATGAGATATTAACTGACTTTCAATCTGAGCCTGTACTTGGCAATGGGACCGCCCTCGGCAATGGCTGGTTGCGGGTGCTCACGTTCAAACCTGATGAAAATAAAATTAGCGTAGAAACGCTGAGCGTGGAAGCTGGTAATACCAGTATATTCTCCGGGGGAAGGCCGCAGTTTTACCTGAATTACAATAGAATTTCCAACCCCACTGCCGACAGACACAATCAAATGAATTTTGATCTGTCGTATGATATGCAAAGTATTCCCGGCTATTCCTATAGCATAGGCGATCCGCAATACAAAGATCGCAAAACCCACACCAGTCTTCAGGGGAACCATGTCCGCCCGCAAATAGTCTCACTGGAGAATGGAAATTCAATTGTGGTGTGGCAGGACGATCGCGACAACAACGGTTATTATCAGATCCATGCGCGCGCCTTCGACAGTGACGGCAATGCTCTGTTCAATGACATTACCGTCAACTCTGCTGCCGGCGGACAACAACTCAGCCCTTCGGTGGCCTCGGATGAGAGCGGTAATTTTGTTGTTGTCTGGGAAGATGACCAGGACAATAACGGAAATTATCAAATATATGTGCGTGGCTTCCATGCAAATGGAAGTGAACGGTTTTCCGACATGGCGGTAAGCGGTATATCCGCGGGGCAACAACGCGCGCCGGCGGTGGCCATGGATGCAAGTGGTAATTTCGTTGTTGCGTGGCAGGACGACAGGGACGGCAATGGTTATTTCCAAATCAAGGCGAAAGGTTTTAGTCCTGAAGGCGGTCAGCGGTTTTCAGACCGCACGGTGAACTCGGTAGCTGCCGGTCAACAGTATAACCCTGCTGTTGCCATGGGGGAGGATGGAGAATTTGTGGTTGTTTGGGAAGACGACCAGGAAAATGATGATAACTTCACTATCCTCGGCCGTGGTTTCAATCCGTCGGGCACCGAACGTATCAGCGATTTTAGCGTTAACAGCGTTACCACTGGTGATCAAAGCGCGCCCGATATAGCCATGGACTCTTTCGGACGCTTTATCGTGGTCTGGGAAGATGACAAGGATGGCAACGGCTATTACCAGATATACGCCCGGGCCTTTAATGCCGACGGCAGAGAGCGGCTTCACGACTTCACGGTCAATTCCACCGCCGACGGCCAACAGCGGGCCCCGGGTGTAGGCGTGGATGCCGTGGGTAATTTTGTCATTGCGTTTGAGGATGATAATGACGAAAACGATTACAACCAGATTTACGCACGCTCGTTCAACAGCAGCGGTTCCCAGCACAAAGCTGACTTTACCGTTAATAGTGACGGTACCGGACATCAATATCGGCCCGCAGTAGATCTTAAGGGTTCCAATATAACGGTAACCTGGGAGGATGATATGGACGGTGACGGCGGATACGCCGTACTGATGAGAAATTTTCCGTGGCAAGAAGGCGGGATGGCAAAAGTCGCCACGGACAGCGAACCGTTAAGCAACTACACCGTTTCAGATCAGCAAGACGTGCTAACCGGAAAGGAATTGATACCGGTGTACCCTGCTTCCCCGGGAGGAGATTATAAAAATCCAAGCTGGCAGTAA